A region from the Bacillus sp. BGMRC 2118 genome encodes:
- a CDS encoding MFS transporter, with protein sequence MSEALKEKVHSSNKDKKTNRPFVLAAVMLAMFMSAIEATIVSTAMPAIASDLGNFSLYSWVFSSYLLMNAVTVLIYGKLSDLYGRKPILIIGIAIFLVGSVLCGFANSMEMLILFRFIQGFGAGAVMPIASTIVGDMYTKEERAKIQGYLSSVWGISAVLGPAIGGLLVQYVSWKYVFWLNVPLGILATIVLLLFLHENIEKKKHEIDYLGAGLLFIGVTALMVVLVEGGVRWTWTSAPVITLLVVSIIVFVLFYLQERRAKEPMMPFSLWKEQSILIANITSLTTGIMLIGVSSFLPAFVQGVMEQPPIIAGFTLTTMSIGWPIASMIAGKSLLTIGFRTTSIIGGISLILGAIVFATMSPDSGPIWAAFGSFLLGVGMGFTTTSFIVSIQSTVEWKQRGIATATNMFMRSLGSTIGAALLGGILNSRLITHLRSNGLENSMDLDATNVLLDAEERSQLSESVRGILQDGLTNSLHSVYWVVLLFGVVSFVLILLLPKRETS encoded by the coding sequence ATGTCTGAAGCTCTTAAAGAAAAAGTACATAGTAGCAATAAAGATAAGAAAACAAATCGTCCGTTCGTATTAGCGGCAGTAATGCTGGCTATGTTTATGTCGGCAATTGAAGCAACGATTGTTTCAACAGCAATGCCTGCAATTGCATCAGATCTAGGAAACTTTTCGCTATATAGCTGGGTATTCTCATCCTATCTATTAATGAATGCTGTTACCGTATTAATATATGGGAAGCTATCAGATTTATATGGTCGTAAGCCGATATTAATTATTGGTATTGCAATTTTTTTAGTCGGTTCCGTTTTATGTGGTTTTGCCAACTCTATGGAAATGTTAATTTTATTCCGTTTCATTCAAGGATTTGGTGCAGGTGCAGTAATGCCGATTGCCTCGACAATTGTTGGAGATATGTATACGAAAGAAGAGCGAGCAAAAATCCAAGGATACTTATCAAGTGTATGGGGAATATCGGCCGTTTTAGGTCCGGCAATTGGTGGTTTGTTAGTTCAGTATGTTAGCTGGAAATATGTATTTTGGCTTAATGTACCGTTAGGCATTCTAGCTACGATCGTCTTACTTTTATTTTTACATGAAAATATAGAAAAGAAGAAACATGAAATTGATTATCTAGGTGCAGGCTTACTATTTATTGGTGTGACCGCATTAATGGTTGTTTTAGTAGAAGGGGGAGTTAGGTGGACTTGGACATCAGCTCCGGTTATCACTTTACTTGTGGTGTCAATCATAGTATTTGTCTTGTTTTATCTTCAAGAAAGAAGGGCAAAAGAACCAATGATGCCGTTCTCACTATGGAAAGAACAGTCTATCTTAATAGCGAACATCACTTCCTTAACTACGGGTATTATGTTAATTGGTGTGTCTAGTTTTTTACCAGCATTTGTACAAGGGGTAATGGAGCAGCCACCGATTATTGCAGGCTTCACATTAACAACGATGTCTATTGGCTGGCCAATTGCTTCTATGATAGCGGGAAAATCACTATTAACAATTGGTTTTAGAACGACGTCCATTATTGGGGGAATTTCACTCATACTGGGTGCCATTGTATTTGCGACGATGTCTCCAGATTCAGGACCTATTTGGGCAGCATTTGGTTCCTTCTTACTTGGTGTTGGGATGGGGTTCACAACCACGTCTTTCATCGTTTCAATTCAAAGCACTGTTGAATGGAAGCAAAGAGGAATTGCAACAGCAACCAATATGTTTATGCGTAGCTTAGGTAGTACAATTGGTGCTGCTTTACTTGGAGGAATCTTAAACAGTAGACTTATCACACACTTGCGGAGTAACGGATTAGAAAACTCGATGGACCTGGATGCTACGAATGTTTTACTTGATGCAGAGGAGCGTAGCCAATTATCAGAATCTGTACGGGGAATTTTGCAAGATGGACTTACGAACTCATTGCATTCAGTATATTGGGTTGTCTTATTATTCGGAGTGGTGAGCTTCGTATTAATTTTACTATTACCGAAAAGAGAAACATCTTAA
- a CDS encoding CBS domain-containing protein encodes MISLQSGEFVETTIKDLLISSEKVAHVQVGNSLEHALLLLIKSGYSAIPVLDPTYKLQGLISTTLILDKTLGLERIEFEKLETMKVEDVMNIDMPRLNIHDSFSKGLQMVINHPFVCVENNDGTLEGILTRRVILKQLNQHIKKLNK; translated from the coding sequence ATGATAAGTCTTCAAAGTGGAGAATTTGTAGAAACAACAATTAAGGACCTTCTTATTTCTTCGGAAAAGGTAGCTCATGTACAAGTTGGGAATAGCTTAGAGCATGCTTTATTACTTCTTATAAAATCAGGATATTCTGCCATCCCGGTACTCGATCCGACGTATAAATTACAGGGACTAATTAGTACAACATTAATTTTGGATAAGACGCTAGGTCTAGAAAGAATTGAGTTTGAAAAACTTGAAACAATGAAGGTAGAAGATGTAATGAATATAGATATGCCGCGATTAAACATACACGATTCATTCTCAAAAGGGCTGCAAATGGTCATTAACCATCCGTTTGTATGTGTAGAGAATAATGACGGCACTCTTGAAGGTATCTTAACAAGAAGAGTAATACTCAAACAGTTAAACCAACATATTAAAAAGTTAAATAAATAA
- a CDS encoding DUF1797 family protein, which yields MSKLQGILQRLVSLTEAQENGDPTQRYFEVDGERKCSVTYFHKTETFEIEVYVQGEKPKKYQFDNIDMAAIEIFELIN from the coding sequence ATGTCTAAATTGCAAGGTATTTTACAACGATTAGTAAGCTTAACGGAAGCACAGGAAAATGGTGATCCGACTCAGCGTTATTTTGAGGTAGACGGGGAAAGAAAATGTAGTGTGACATACTTCCACAAGACAGAAACATTTGAAATAGAGGTTTATGTACAAGGTGAAAAGCCAAAGAAATATCAATTTGATAATATTGATATGGCAGCAATTGAAATTTTTGAATTAATTAATTAA
- a CDS encoding MBL fold metallo-hydrolase encodes MSKISILQPDRFLIDVYDLGIPNRTGSYLLNEDKKAIIDTSASPSVPHLLDGLAELHISPNEIDFLIVTHIHLDHAGGVGKMLEYCPNAKVIVHPKGARHIIDPSRLIQGARQVYGKQFDSLFDPIIPINEDKVVIMNNGDLLTLSEECTLTFWDTPGHANHHFSIHDSKTNGVFTGDTIGVNYESILGFPFYLPSTSPNQFNPEMMLQSAKTIMKLSPSYIYFGHFGGTDRINEVWESLQFWIPVFVTTTKDVVNASHSLEEKVLVSKISEELYKKVIQKVPTTLSKEAHKIIQLDLQVCAMGLLDYISRTK; translated from the coding sequence ATGAGTAAAATTTCGATTCTACAACCAGACCGATTTCTAATTGACGTATATGACCTTGGGATTCCTAATCGTACTGGTTCATACTTATTAAATGAGGATAAAAAAGCAATCATTGATACGAGTGCAAGTCCATCTGTTCCTCATCTGTTAGATGGTTTGGCCGAATTACATATTAGTCCGAATGAAATTGACTTTCTTATTGTAACTCATATCCACCTGGACCATGCAGGTGGTGTCGGTAAAATGCTCGAGTATTGTCCAAATGCCAAAGTCATTGTACACCCCAAAGGGGCAAGACATATCATTGACCCTTCAAGATTAATTCAAGGAGCCAGACAGGTTTACGGTAAGCAATTTGACTCATTATTTGATCCAATTATTCCAATTAATGAAGATAAGGTTGTCATAATGAATAATGGTGACCTTCTTACACTAAGTGAAGAGTGTACGTTAACATTTTGGGATACTCCTGGCCATGCTAATCACCACTTTAGCATTCATGACTCTAAAACAAATGGCGTTTTCACAGGCGATACAATTGGAGTCAATTATGAAAGTATACTAGGCTTCCCATTCTATTTACCTTCTACATCACCTAATCAATTCAACCCAGAAATGATGCTGCAATCTGCAAAGACAATTATGAAGTTGAGTCCTTCCTACATTTATTTTGGGCACTTCGGTGGAACAGACCGAATAAACGAAGTATGGGAAAGCCTACAGTTTTGGATTCCTGTTTTTGTAACAACTACTAAAGATGTAGTCAACGCCTCGCATTCTCTTGAAGAGAAGGTCCTTGTATCCAAAATAAGTGAGGAATTGTATAAAAAGGTTATTCAGAAAGTACCAACTACTTTATCAAAAGAGGCACACAAAATCATTCAACTTGATCTTCAAGTTTGTGCCATGGGACTTCTTGATTATATATCAAGAACAAAATAA
- a CDS encoding DUF3993 domain-containing protein produces the protein MMKRKYSFVLIILTIIASMFVPKETYAAEKLDIQSIKDLLEKADDAQYSLTEKHYSWEEALKSLTPYMTEQFATDFMNEHLFSEEEGYIYYGTDFSLYHIPHYAFTDKTTVIMSLDETKLYIYELFSGTGPVMFKDQYELVTIVHEDKTWKISNITYVKELPTEVKEGTHIEIREEVDEEKKKSSEEIIVDSNTTISLSPYSKYITVIPYVSIMKHSSAFLAVEGDAKIVSFLALSNVSW, from the coding sequence ATGATGAAAAGGAAATATAGCTTCGTACTAATCATTCTTACAATAATAGCCTCTATGTTTGTACCGAAAGAAACCTATGCTGCTGAAAAGTTGGACATCCAGTCAATTAAAGATCTGCTAGAGAAAGCAGATGATGCTCAGTACTCATTAACCGAAAAGCACTATAGTTGGGAAGAGGCCTTGAAATCGTTAACGCCATATATGACAGAGCAATTTGCAACAGATTTCATGAATGAGCATTTATTTTCCGAGGAGGAGGGCTACATATACTACGGAACAGACTTCTCTCTGTATCATATTCCGCATTACGCTTTTACAGATAAAACGACGGTCATAATGAGTTTAGATGAGACAAAACTATATATTTACGAGCTTTTCAGTGGGACAGGTCCTGTTATGTTTAAGGATCAATATGAATTAGTGACGATAGTGCACGAAGATAAGACATGGAAAATCAGCAATATTACGTATGTAAAAGAGCTGCCAACTGAAGTCAAAGAAGGTACGCATATAGAGATAAGAGAAGAAGTAGACGAAGAGAAGAAAAAATCTAGTGAGGAAATAATCGTAGACAGTAACACAACCATTTCTTTGTCTCCCTATTCAAAGTACATTACAGTAATACCATATGTATCCATAATGAAACACTCCTCAGCATTCTTGGCTGTAGAAGGGGACGCAAAGATAGTATCATTTTTGGCTTTATCAAATGTCAGCTGGTAA
- a CDS encoding EAL domain-containing protein: MDPLDVLTNMSKVVPHFQAIFTADERKVCGYEVLGRYEVGNGFVSLGPFFKDETVPDEYRVEVDNLIVTKAVNYWLKQEMNPQLFINRNPNLLMHDNGEALLALLLEYEKKGFPLSNLVLEITEHDFVGDIERLHHLLTYYRTYGIKVAVDNVGSGTGNVDRIGLLAPDYVKVDLHTLTKSNDYMSYQDVLYSLSLLARKIGAAMLYENIETSYQLQYAWSNSGRYYQGYYLQIPTSNFIQEEILKEKLKVKIQQFIEHEKRKIQNIYQLREYIQNIVKDLLVKNKKQFTGDDLLKIVSPYLADFTFRVYICDEDGFQQSANHVKSSNGWEMQHNYYNKNWSFRPYFLENIMKMKLEQRGILSDLYSDIETGDLIRTFSFPINHKSYLFIDLTYEFLYEKSALY; the protein is encoded by the coding sequence ATGGATCCACTTGATGTGTTAACTAATATGTCGAAGGTTGTCCCTCATTTTCAAGCAATTTTTACAGCGGATGAAAGAAAAGTGTGCGGATATGAAGTGTTAGGACGTTATGAAGTAGGAAATGGGTTTGTGAGTCTCGGTCCATTTTTCAAAGATGAAACAGTACCAGATGAGTATCGCGTGGAAGTTGATAATTTGATCGTGACAAAAGCAGTTAATTACTGGCTAAAACAAGAGATGAATCCTCAATTATTTATTAACCGTAATCCGAATTTACTTATGCATGACAACGGAGAGGCATTATTAGCGTTACTACTTGAGTATGAAAAGAAAGGCTTTCCTCTTTCCAACTTAGTATTAGAAATAACGGAGCATGATTTTGTTGGTGATATCGAACGACTCCATCACCTATTAACATATTATAGAACGTACGGAATAAAAGTTGCAGTTGATAATGTTGGGAGTGGTACGGGTAATGTAGACAGGATCGGTCTCTTAGCTCCAGATTATGTAAAAGTTGATCTACATACGCTAACCAAATCGAATGATTATATGTCTTATCAAGATGTCCTCTATTCTTTATCATTACTGGCTAGAAAAATAGGAGCAGCCATGTTGTATGAAAATATTGAAACGTCCTATCAGCTTCAATATGCATGGAGTAATAGTGGCCGGTATTATCAAGGTTATTACCTTCAAATACCTACATCAAATTTCATACAAGAAGAAATTTTAAAAGAAAAGTTAAAAGTGAAAATTCAACAGTTTATCGAACATGAGAAACGAAAGATACAAAATATATATCAACTTAGGGAATACATCCAAAATATAGTAAAAGATTTATTAGTAAAAAATAAAAAACAGTTTACTGGTGATGATTTATTAAAAATAGTATCTCCATATCTAGCGGATTTTACTTTTCGGGTTTATATTTGTGATGAAGATGGATTTCAACAATCTGCAAACCATGTGAAATCAAGTAATGGATGGGAGATGCAGCATAATTATTACAATAAAAACTGGAGTTTTCGACCTTATTTTTTAGAAAATATTATGAAAATGAAGCTAGAACAACGGGGAATACTATCTGATCTATATAGTGATATTGAAACGGGTGATTTAATTAGGACCTTCTCGTTTCCAATTAATCATAAGAGCTACTTATTTATAGACCTAACCTATGAATTTTTGTATGAAAAAAGTGCACTTTACTAG
- a CDS encoding 2,4-dienoyl-CoA reductase, which yields MREKVAIVTGGSNGMGKYMAKRFAQDGAYVVITGRNIERLDEAKKDIETFDGQVLTIQMDVREPEHVKHMVDETVKTFGRIDYLVNNAAGNFICPAENLSVNGWKSVIDIVLNGTFYCSSAVGKYWIEKGIKGSIINMVATYAWGAGAGVIHSASAKAGVLSMTKTLAVEWGVKYGIRVNAIAPGPIERTGGADKLWESEEAAKRTIQSVPLKRLGTPEEIAGLAAFLFSKEAAYINGECITMDGGQYLNQFPF from the coding sequence ATGAGAGAGAAAGTAGCCATTGTAACAGGTGGATCGAACGGTATGGGGAAATATATGGCAAAGCGCTTCGCACAAGACGGGGCATATGTTGTCATAACAGGACGAAATATAGAAAGACTAGATGAAGCAAAGAAGGATATTGAAACATTTGATGGGCAAGTATTAACCATTCAAATGGACGTTAGAGAACCAGAACATGTCAAGCATATGGTGGATGAAACCGTAAAGACATTTGGTAGAATTGACTACTTAGTCAATAATGCAGCTGGAAATTTTATTTGTCCAGCAGAGAACCTCTCTGTTAACGGCTGGAAGTCAGTCATCGATATCGTATTAAATGGAACGTTTTATTGCAGTTCTGCTGTTGGGAAGTACTGGATTGAAAAAGGCATAAAGGGAAGTATTATAAACATGGTAGCTACATACGCATGGGGAGCAGGAGCAGGTGTCATACACTCTGCTAGTGCCAAGGCTGGGGTATTGTCGATGACAAAAACTTTAGCTGTAGAATGGGGCGTGAAGTATGGGATACGCGTAAATGCTATTGCGCCAGGACCCATTGAGCGAACAGGAGGTGCAGATAAACTTTGGGAATCAGAGGAAGCAGCGAAAAGAACGATACAAAGTGTGCCTCTAAAAAGACTTGGAACACCAGAAGAAATTGCTGGACTTGCTGCATTTTTATTCTCTAAAGAAGCAGCATACATTAATGGAGAATGCATTACGATGGATGGTGGCCAGTACTTAAACCAATTTCCATTCTGA
- a CDS encoding anti-sigma regulatory factor — MPHVITISCENDILYAISVAHEKMNKLPYSVVEKQKVMVAISELCKNILLHSGTTGEVMIESTSNGLRITTTDHGIGIQSLNEALEEGRCYPNSKGLGLGLRGVKRMMDVFIIQSIKESGTKIIVEKWSNNY, encoded by the coding sequence TTGCCTCATGTGATAACCATATCTTGTGAAAATGATATTTTGTATGCAATTTCTGTAGCCCATGAAAAAATGAATAAGTTACCTTATAGTGTTGTAGAGAAGCAAAAGGTTATGGTGGCAATCTCTGAGCTCTGTAAGAATATATTACTTCACTCTGGTACTACAGGTGAAGTAATGATTGAATCTACTTCAAACGGACTCCGTATCACCACCACGGATCATGGGATAGGTATTCAATCGCTCAACGAAGCATTGGAAGAAGGAAGATGCTATCCAAATTCAAAAGGACTTGGACTTGGTCTTCGGGGAGTTAAGCGAATGATGGATGTTTTTATAATCCAATCAATAAAAGAATCAGGCACCAAAATTATCGTAGAGAAATGGTCTAACAACTATTGA